A genomic segment from Chloroflexota bacterium encodes:
- a CDS encoding metal ABC transporter permease — translation MTPAQLEVQLVAVVVAAACAIPGAFLMLRRMSMMSDAISHTVLLGIVLAFFIVADLRSPLLIAGAAIVGLATVALVEVVNRTGLVREDTAIGLVFPALFSIAVILISALAGDVHLDSDAVLLGELAFAPFNRFTPFGLDLGPVALWVMGGILLINLAVCGAFYKELKVATFDAGLATALGFSPALIHYGLMGMVSVTAVGAFDAVGSILVVALMIGPPAAAYLLTDRLPRLLGLSVAIGAVCAIGGYWLARALDANIAGAMATVVGAVFVLALLLAPQRGLLVTARRRGRQRWDFARQLLLIHLATHEGTPAADDESRIDHMQRHMRWQPDFAERVVQSAADRGLVTRDADRLQLTEPGRHAARLASVT, via the coding sequence GTGACGCCCGCGCAGCTCGAAGTTCAACTTGTCGCGGTCGTCGTGGCCGCCGCGTGCGCGATTCCCGGCGCGTTTCTGATGTTGCGACGCATGTCCATGATGAGCGACGCCATCAGCCACACGGTCTTGTTGGGCATCGTGCTGGCGTTTTTCATCGTGGCCGATCTGCGGTCGCCGCTGCTGATTGCCGGCGCGGCCATCGTGGGGCTGGCGACAGTGGCGCTGGTGGAGGTGGTCAACCGGACCGGGCTGGTTCGCGAGGACACGGCGATTGGGCTGGTGTTCCCCGCCCTGTTCTCCATCGCCGTGATTCTGATCTCGGCCCTGGCGGGGGACGTGCACCTCGACAGCGACGCCGTGCTGCTCGGCGAGCTAGCGTTTGCCCCGTTCAACCGCTTCACCCCGTTCGGCCTGGACCTGGGGCCGGTGGCGCTGTGGGTGATGGGCGGCATCTTGCTCATCAACCTGGCGGTCTGCGGCGCGTTCTACAAGGAGCTCAAGGTGGCCACATTCGACGCCGGGCTGGCGACGGCGCTCGGGTTTTCGCCCGCGTTGATTCATTACGGCTTGATGGGCATGGTGTCGGTCACGGCCGTCGGCGCGTTCGACGCCGTTGGCAGCATCCTGGTGGTGGCGCTGATGATCGGTCCTCCCGCGGCGGCCTACCTGCTCACCGATCGACTGCCGCGCCTGCTCGGGCTCAGCGTGGCCATTGGAGCCGTCTGCGCGATCGGCGGGTACTGGCTGGCACGCGCCCTTGACGCCAACATCGCCGGCGCCATGGCCACGGTCGTCGGCGCGGTGTTCGTGCTCGCCTTGCTGCTGGCGCCTCAGCGTGGCCTGCTGGTCACGGCGCGGCGCCGCGGGCGCCAGCGCTGGGACTTCGCCCGACAGTTGCTCCTGATCCATCTGGCGACGCACGAGGGAACGCCCGCTGCCGACGACGAGAGCCGAATCGACCACATGCAGCGACACATGCGGTGGCAGCCCGACTTCGCCGAACGCGTGGTGCAGTCGGCGGCCGACCGCGGCTTGGTCACGCGGGATGCCGACCGCCTGCAACTGACCGAACCGGGGCGCCACGCCGCGCGCCTCGCCTCAGTCACCTAG